From a single Lewinella sp. LCG006 genomic region:
- a CDS encoding glycosyltransferase family 4 protein, whose translation MHRIGYDAKRIFNNFTGLGNYSRTLLRNLTSFHPDEEYFLYTPKVSRTPQTQFFLDSPMFTVRMPAKSRQILWRSWRQTADIVKDKIDLFHGLSHEIPYGLPATGIPTIVTIHDLVFKHYPEQYKWLDVKIYDRKFRYACENSDLIIAISESTKRDIMQFYGIAEDKIRVIYQSCHEGFMLEKPASARNAVLEKYALPKAFMLYVGSLIERKNLLGVVEAMAGLPPALKLPLVVVGQGDGYKKRVQQLAQDRGVLDQLIFIQPTFAELPALYQQAQLFVYPSYAEGFGIPVLEALFSGVPVLTSNVSSLPEAAGPGGYLVNPGSAEEMKEGMVSLLTDQALRKEKIAAGYQYAQRFTGEVLTEQLVSAYKSLLD comes from the coding sequence ATGCACCGAATCGGTTACGACGCCAAAAGAATTTTCAACAATTTTACCGGACTGGGGAATTACAGTCGTACCCTTTTGCGGAACCTCACTTCCTTTCATCCCGATGAGGAATACTTTCTCTATACGCCCAAGGTAAGTCGTACACCACAAACGCAGTTTTTTCTAGATAGCCCTATGTTTACGGTTCGTATGCCCGCTAAAAGCCGCCAAATATTGTGGCGGAGTTGGCGGCAAACCGCAGATATCGTAAAGGATAAAATAGATCTTTTTCATGGCTTAAGTCACGAAATTCCCTATGGCCTTCCGGCAACGGGAATACCTACGATTGTCACCATTCATGATCTCGTCTTTAAGCATTATCCTGAACAGTACAAGTGGCTAGATGTAAAAATTTATGACCGAAAGTTTCGCTACGCTTGCGAAAATAGTGATCTGATTATTGCTATTAGCGAAAGCACCAAGCGGGACATCATGCAATTTTACGGTATCGCGGAAGATAAAATCAGGGTAATCTATCAGTCTTGCCATGAAGGTTTTATGCTGGAAAAACCGGCTAGTGCCCGCAATGCAGTGTTAGAGAAATATGCGCTTCCTAAAGCGTTTATGCTTTATGTGGGTTCGCTGATTGAGCGGAAAAATTTATTGGGAGTAGTAGAAGCTATGGCTGGTTTACCACCAGCGCTTAAGCTGCCTTTAGTAGTGGTAGGCCAGGGCGATGGGTATAAGAAGCGGGTGCAACAGCTCGCTCAAGACCGGGGTGTTTTAGATCAGTTGATTTTTATCCAACCTACCTTTGCCGAACTTCCTGCACTGTATCAGCAAGCACAACTTTTTGTCTACCCTTCCTATGCAGAGGGCTTTGGTATTCCTGTTTTGGAAGCACTTTTTAGCGGAGTGCCAGTGCTTACCTCTAATGTATCTTCGTTGCCTGAGGCTGCCGGCCCCGGTGGTTACCTCGTTAACCCTGGTAGCGCAGAGGAGATGAAGGAAGGAATGGTCAGTTTGCTCACAGACCAGGCCTTGCGTAAAGAGAAAATCGCTGCTGGTTACCAATACGCACAGCGGTTCACGGGCGAAGTGCTGACCGAACAATTGGTAAGTGCCTACAAAAGTCTTTTAGACTAA
- a CDS encoding HesB/IscA family protein, protein MLFVGDSAKERIKEIEQKDQLTKDHFVRVSVTSGGCSGLSYQMDFDNQPRPDDQVFEDNGVKIVTDLKSFLYLCNTTLEFSGGLEGKGFYFNNPNASRTCGCGESFSV, encoded by the coding sequence ATGCTTTTTGTAGGCGACAGTGCAAAAGAGAGAATCAAAGAGATTGAGCAAAAAGATCAGCTCACGAAAGATCATTTTGTAAGGGTATCAGTTACCAGCGGCGGTTGCTCAGGCTTGAGTTACCAAATGGACTTTGACAACCAGCCGCGCCCGGATGATCAGGTCTTTGAAGACAATGGCGTAAAAATCGTTACAGACCTAAAGAGCTTTCTTTATCTGTGCAATACCACGCTGGAATTCTCCGGTGGTTTGGAAGGGAAGGGCTTTTATTTCAATAATCCGAATGCTTCGCGCACCTGCGGTTGTGGGGAAAGCTTCTCGGTCTAG